A single Sutterella megalosphaeroides DNA region contains:
- the purB gene encoding adenylosuccinate lyase codes for MALNPLTALSPIDGRYASQTDVLRDIFSECAFMNARVRVEVEWLIALSEAGFEELPHLSDHGKAFLRGLADNFSLEDCEAVKAIERTTNHDVKAVEYWIKDRVAHDEELKSAAEFVHFACTSEDINNTSHALMLTKGRAELVAYLKRIHATIADFAKQWADIPMLSRTHGQTASPTTVGKEFANVAVRLNRVIEAIEAVKIYAKMNGAVGNYNAHLIAYPDFDWESFSRKVVEERLGVVFNTHTIQIEPHDYMAELFHEIERANTILLDFDRDVWGYISLGFFRQKLKEGEVGSSTMPHKVNPIDFENSEGNLGIANALLGHLAGKLPVSRWQRDLTDSTVLRNLGVAFGYCFIGYNALTRGLGKLQVNEARIAEDLDHAWEVLAEAVQTVMRRYGVPHPYEQLKALTRGKGITPETMRTFIEGLEIPADAKARLMELTPATYIGKAPELARRC; via the coding sequence ATGGCTCTCAATCCTCTCACCGCGCTCTCTCCGATCGACGGCCGCTACGCCTCGCAGACCGACGTGCTGCGCGACATCTTCTCCGAATGCGCCTTCATGAACGCCCGCGTTCGCGTCGAAGTCGAATGGCTCATCGCCCTTTCCGAAGCGGGCTTCGAAGAGCTGCCCCACCTCTCCGACCACGGCAAGGCCTTCCTTCGCGGCCTCGCCGACAACTTCTCGCTCGAAGACTGCGAAGCGGTGAAGGCGATCGAACGCACGACCAACCACGACGTCAAGGCCGTCGAATACTGGATCAAGGACCGCGTCGCGCACGACGAAGAACTCAAGAGCGCCGCCGAGTTCGTTCACTTCGCCTGCACGAGCGAAGACATCAACAACACCTCGCACGCCCTCATGCTCACGAAGGGCCGCGCCGAGCTCGTCGCTTACCTCAAGCGCATCCACGCGACGATCGCCGACTTTGCCAAGCAGTGGGCCGACATTCCGATGCTCTCCCGCACGCACGGCCAGACCGCTTCCCCCACGACCGTCGGCAAGGAGTTCGCCAACGTCGCCGTGCGCCTCAACCGCGTGATCGAAGCCATCGAAGCCGTGAAGATCTACGCCAAGATGAACGGCGCCGTCGGCAACTACAACGCCCACCTGATCGCCTACCCCGACTTCGACTGGGAAAGCTTCTCGCGCAAGGTCGTCGAAGAACGCCTCGGCGTCGTCTTCAACACGCACACGATCCAGATCGAACCGCACGACTACATGGCCGAACTCTTCCATGAGATCGAACGCGCCAACACGATCCTGCTCGACTTCGACCGCGACGTCTGGGGCTACATCTCGCTCGGCTTCTTCCGTCAGAAGCTCAAGGAAGGCGAAGTCGGCTCCTCGACGATGCCCCACAAGGTGAACCCCATCGACTTCGAAAACTCCGAAGGCAACCTCGGCATCGCCAACGCCCTGCTCGGCCACCTCGCCGGCAAGCTCCCCGTTTCCCGCTGGCAGCGCGACCTCACGGACTCGACCGTGCTGCGCAACCTCGGCGTCGCGTTCGGCTACTGCTTCATCGGCTACAACGCGCTCACGCGCGGCCTTGGGAAGCTCCAGGTGAACGAAGCCCGTATCGCCGAAGACCTCGATCACGCCTGGGAAGTGCTCGCCGAAGCCGTCCAGACCGTCATGCGTCGCTACGGCGTGCCGCACCCCTACGAGCAGCTCAAGGCTCTCACGCGCGGCAAGGGCATCACGCCCGAAACGATGCGCACCTTCATCGAAGGCCTTGAGATCCCCGCCGACGCCAAGGCGCGCCTCATGGAACTCACCCCCGCCACCTACATCGGCAAGGCCCCCGAGCTCGCCCGCCGCTGCTGA
- the modC gene encoding molybdenum ABC transporter ATP-binding protein, protein MTFFDFFTGKRPSAHPAHGASDASGSVRLTLERSTGFELDVDFMIPEKGITVLFGPSGCGKTTVLRCVAGLERARGRVFAGGNLWQDDASGVFVPTHGRNLGYVFQEASLFEHLNVRENLRFGLKRARTTDGEARLAEAVELLGIGGLLDRSVDELSGGEKQRCAIARALALRPDILLMDEPLSALDWARKREFLPWLEKLKDELSIPILYVTHSTEEMTRLADRLVVLSQGRVLAQGALRDVLADPRVSVPAGDGRGVVLEGEVRSISDAWHTASVAAGDWTFEVPAGALRPGGRVRLRVLARDVSLVLEKPERTSIRNVLHVRIAEFVPAERPDDPYVHVVLEEETGGRRMLARLLAHSVDELGLVRGMTLWAQVKSAGVVL, encoded by the coding sequence ATGACGTTTTTCGATTTCTTTACGGGGAAGCGCCCCTCGGCGCATCCCGCGCACGGCGCAAGCGACGCCTCGGGGAGCGTGCGCCTCACGCTCGAGCGCTCGACGGGCTTTGAGCTCGACGTCGACTTTATGATTCCCGAAAAAGGCATTACGGTGCTTTTCGGCCCGTCGGGCTGCGGCAAGACGACCGTGCTTCGCTGCGTGGCGGGGCTCGAACGGGCGCGCGGCCGCGTCTTTGCGGGCGGGAACCTCTGGCAGGACGACGCTTCGGGTGTTTTCGTTCCCACCCACGGGCGCAACCTCGGGTACGTCTTTCAAGAAGCGAGCCTTTTCGAGCACCTGAACGTTCGGGAGAATCTGCGCTTCGGCCTGAAGCGCGCCCGAACGACGGACGGCGAAGCGCGTCTTGCCGAGGCCGTGGAGTTGCTCGGCATCGGCGGACTCCTGGATCGGTCGGTTGACGAACTTTCGGGCGGCGAAAAGCAGCGTTGCGCCATTGCGCGCGCTCTGGCTCTTCGCCCCGACATTCTCCTCATGGACGAGCCGCTCTCGGCCCTCGACTGGGCGCGAAAGCGCGAATTCCTCCCGTGGCTTGAAAAGCTCAAGGACGAACTGAGCATCCCCATTCTCTACGTCACCCACTCGACCGAGGAGATGACGCGCTTGGCGGACCGCCTCGTTGTGCTTTCGCAAGGGCGCGTGCTTGCCCAAGGGGCGCTTCGCGACGTTCTCGCCGACCCGAGGGTTTCCGTTCCCGCGGGCGACGGCCGCGGGGTCGTCCTGGAGGGCGAGGTGCGCTCGATTTCCGACGCGTGGCATACGGCCTCGGTGGCGGCGGGCGACTGGACCTTCGAAGTGCCCGCGGGGGCGCTTCGACCCGGCGGCCGCGTTCGCCTTCGCGTTCTCGCGCGGGACGTGAGTCTTGTGCTGGAGAAGCCCGAACGCACGTCGATTCGCAACGTTCTTCACGTTCGCATTGCGGAGTTCGTGCCGGCCGAGCGGCCGGACGACCCGTACGTGCACGTCGTACTCGAAGAGGAAACGGGCGGCCGACGGATGCTCGCGCGCCTTCTCGCGCACTCGGTCGACGAGCTCGGCCTCGTGCGGGGCATGACCCTCTGGGCGCAGGTGAAGTCGGCCGGCGTCGTCCTCTGA
- the modB gene encoding molybdate ABC transporter permease subunit: MFTAADFEPILLSLKLAAVTTAVLLLVGLPIAWWLARGRGTGRAIVGAIVTLPLVLPPSVLGFYILVALGPAGPLGWVTQTIGLGILNFTFTGLVIGSVIYSLPFMVQPLQTAFESVGRRPIEAAATLRCPPFEAFWCVVMPLARHGIVTGVLMTFAHTIGEFGVVLMIGGNIPGETQVVSTEIFTYVEAMEYDKAHVLAGGMLVFSFLVLAGLNLLNRRRAAS, from the coding sequence ATGTTCACCGCGGCGGACTTCGAGCCGATTCTCCTGAGCCTCAAACTCGCCGCGGTGACGACGGCGGTGCTGCTGCTCGTCGGGCTGCCGATCGCGTGGTGGCTCGCCCGCGGGCGGGGAACGGGGCGTGCGATCGTGGGTGCGATCGTCACGCTCCCCCTCGTGTTGCCGCCCTCCGTCCTGGGGTTTTACATCCTCGTCGCCCTGGGGCCCGCGGGCCCGCTCGGGTGGGTCACCCAGACGATCGGGCTCGGCATTCTCAATTTCACGTTCACGGGGCTTGTGATCGGCTCCGTCATCTATTCGCTCCCCTTCATGGTGCAGCCTCTGCAGACCGCTTTCGAATCCGTCGGGCGTCGCCCGATCGAAGCGGCCGCCACGTTGCGCTGTCCGCCTTTCGAAGCCTTCTGGTGCGTCGTGATGCCGCTCGCGCGGCATGGCATCGTCACGGGCGTGCTGATGACCTTCGCGCACACGATCGGCGAATTCGGCGTCGTGCTGATGATCGGCGGCAACATCCCGGGCGAAACGCAGGTCGTCTCGACCGAGATCTTCACGTACGTCGAAGCGATGGAATACGACAAGGCGCACGTCCTCGCGGGCGGCATGCTCGTTTTCAGTTTCCTGGTGTTGGCGGGGCTCAATCTGCTGAACCGCCGGCGGGCGGCTTCTTGA
- the modA gene encoding molybdate ABC transporter substrate-binding protein codes for MKTKNILFGAVLAAVACTAVNAEEVRVAVAANFAAPAQELAPIYEKATGDKLLLSFGSTGAFYAQIKNGAPFDVLLAADDETPAKAVKENHGVAGTTFTYAIGKLVLWSSDANLVKGDAAVLTTDAVKHVAVANPKLAPYGLAAHEAMQKLGIEAAVTPKIVEGDNIGKTFQFVKTGNAQAGFVALSQCYKDGAFTSGSGWIIPGDLYNPIAQDAVLLKKGEKNEGAKRFLEFLKSSPEAARVREAYGYGTAK; via the coding sequence ATGAAGACGAAAAACATTCTGTTCGGTGCGGTGCTTGCCGCAGTGGCGTGCACGGCCGTCAACGCCGAAGAAGTGCGCGTGGCGGTGGCCGCCAACTTTGCGGCGCCCGCTCAGGAACTCGCGCCGATTTACGAAAAGGCGACGGGCGACAAGCTCCTTCTTTCCTTCGGTTCGACGGGGGCTTTCTACGCGCAGATCAAAAACGGCGCGCCCTTCGACGTGCTTCTTGCCGCCGACGACGAAACGCCCGCCAAGGCCGTGAAGGAAAACCACGGTGTGGCCGGTACGACCTTCACCTACGCGATCGGCAAGCTCGTGCTCTGGTCGTCCGACGCGAACCTCGTGAAGGGCGACGCCGCCGTTCTCACGACGGACGCCGTGAAGCACGTGGCCGTTGCGAACCCGAAGCTCGCGCCCTACGGCCTCGCCGCCCACGAAGCGATGCAGAAGCTCGGCATCGAAGCCGCGGTGACCCCCAAGATCGTCGAAGGCGACAACATCGGCAAGACCTTCCAGTTCGTGAAGACGGGCAACGCCCAGGCCGGCTTCGTGGCGCTCTCGCAGTGCTACAAGGACGGCGCCTTCACGTCGGGTTCGGGCTGGATCATCCCGGGCGACCTCTACAACCCCATCGCTCAGGACGCGGTCCTTCTGAAGAAGGGTGAAAAGAACGAGGGTGCGAAGCGCTTCCTCGAATTCCTGAAGTCGAGCCCCGAAGCCGCCCGCGTTCGCGAAGCGTACGGCTACGGCACGGCCAAGTAA
- a CDS encoding TOBE domain-containing protein, whose amino-acid sequence MATDEARTANPILLADLLNEQIDKRIDILRRIDDVGSISQAARGAGVSYKAAWQAIETLGNLAGGPLVEKVVGGARGGGTKLSATGREVLELADELARARAEVLARFRARGSSAFERIGSTTLQTSLRNQFPATIVKMKIGSALVRLTLRIDDTHLLRASVTKESAQLLGLAEGKSVLALTKATGVEITADFPKETHGGENPSGEKRPENQLVGEVIRSERAAKGGECSLRLPSGLIIVGFAKRNHGLHMNQKAVASISPSAIVIGLTS is encoded by the coding sequence ATGGCAACCGACGAAGCCCGAACCGCCAACCCGATCCTTCTCGCGGATCTTCTCAACGAGCAAATCGACAAGCGCATCGACATTTTGCGGCGCATCGACGACGTGGGCTCGATTTCCCAGGCCGCCCGCGGCGCGGGCGTAAGTTACAAAGCGGCCTGGCAGGCGATCGAGACGCTCGGGAACCTCGCGGGCGGTCCACTCGTCGAAAAAGTGGTGGGCGGCGCCCGAGGGGGCGGTACGAAGCTCTCGGCCACGGGCCGCGAAGTGCTGGAGTTGGCCGACGAACTCGCGCGCGCCCGGGCCGAGGTGCTCGCACGCTTCCGAGCGCGCGGCTCGAGCGCCTTCGAGCGTATCGGGAGCACGACGCTCCAAACATCGCTTCGGAATCAGTTCCCCGCCACGATCGTCAAGATGAAGATCGGCTCGGCGCTCGTGCGACTTACGCTGCGCATCGACGACACGCACCTCTTGCGCGCCTCCGTCACGAAGGAGTCCGCCCAACTTCTCGGGCTTGCCGAAGGGAAGTCGGTCCTTGCGCTTACGAAGGCGACCGGCGTCGAAATCACGGCGGATTTTCCAAAAGAGACGCACGGGGGCGAAAACCCCTCGGGCGAAAAGCGCCCCGAAAATCAGTTGGTCGGCGAGGTGATCCGAAGCGAGCGCGCCGCGAAGGGCGGCGAGTGTTCGCTGCGCCTTCCCTCGGGTCTTATCATCGTCGGGTTTGCGAAACGCAACCACGGTCTGCATATGAATCAGAAGGCCGTCGCCTCCATTTCTCCGTCGGCCATCGTCATCGGCCTTACCTCCTGA
- a CDS encoding cytochrome c3 family protein: MEKNSKWYLAGICLIGVVVGIVFVGVLTSVVHWAGTPKFCGEFCHSMTVTYQAYQKGQHFRTASGATAGCSDCHLKNHSNEHVGPIDYVALLLDKAHAGSVSLIGQIQGSLSTVEKQIEKRPHMAEAVHQQMIDRNFSACRGCHEVEKMYNPKKPMVAAIHKGMGPDSEKKVDCLACHPTAGHDYTGLGMEDLVAKTEEPAKK; encoded by the coding sequence ATGGAAAAGAACAGCAAATGGTATCTCGCCGGCATCTGCCTGATCGGCGTCGTGGTCGGCATCGTGTTTGTCGGCGTTCTGACGAGCGTCGTGCATTGGGCCGGCACGCCGAAGTTCTGCGGCGAATTCTGCCACTCGATGACGGTGACCTACCAGGCCTACCAGAAGGGCCAGCACTTCCGTACGGCTTCCGGCGCCACGGCCGGCTGCTCGGACTGCCACCTGAAGAACCACTCGAATGAACACGTCGGCCCGATCGACTACGTGGCTCTCCTCCTCGACAAGGCTCACGCCGGTTCCGTCTCGCTCATCGGTCAGATCCAGGGCTCGCTCAGCACGGTCGAAAAGCAGATCGAAAAGCGTCCCCACATGGCCGAAGCCGTTCATCAGCAGATGATCGACCGCAACTTCTCCGCCTGCCGCGGCTGCCACGAAGTTGAAAAGATGTACAACCCGAAGAAGCCGATGGTTGCCGCCATCCACAAGGGCATGGGCCCCGACTCCGAAAAGAAGGTCGACTGCCTTGCCTGCCATCCGACGGCCGGCCATGACTACACGGGCCTCGGCATGGAAGACCTCGTCGCCAAGACGGAAGAACCCGCCAAGAAGTGA
- the pepN gene encoding aminopeptidase N, whose product MAKTTIHRSDYRVPTHLIDTVKLEFDLDPESTGVTNTMHVVPNPQSTEKGAPLVLNGEELTLVSVTVNGRLLSETEYDVSPTALTIPNIVGESTISIVNRFSPVQNTALSGIYVSGGNLMSQCESEGFRRITYFLDRPDVLARYTVAIRAPKDLYPILLSNGNRMEEKDLGDGRHYALWVDPFPKPSYLFALVAGKLVCRSEIFPLKDGRQASLEIWVEPQDLEKTAHTLESLKKSIRWDEERWGLELDLEGFRIVATNDFNFGAMENKGLNIFNARCALANPKVATDDDYLRVESVVGHEYFHNWTGNRVTLRDWFQLALKEGLTVFRDQEFSADMLGEASARAVQRIKDVRFLRTNQFPEDASPMAHPIRPESYLDINNFYTMTVYEKGAEVIRMLQTLLGRETFRRGFDLYIAKNDGGAATLEAFLEAMQEAAGRDLGQFALWFSQAGTPRLKVETRWDDVNHTFTLSATQTTPATPGQPIKRPFLIPFPVALLDPTTGAEMPVQLIEEDEAPAPGTRMLELRETHHEWVFAGLPACPVSSLNRGFAAPVILEADYDDATLAFLATRDGDPFNRWDAMNELMLRTLHAQVRAKLTHEPKDVDPLFLNVVGELLSAPDLSPAFKAVALELPSERLVSEREPLIDPQAVHYAREYVRAAIGKRWITKFLETVDANRTPGAYSPDPESAGRRALKNLALGYAHASGNPRATIALRDQFNTADNLTDKLAALQHMVNSQSPAKQDMAVEALREWYAEPLLINKWLTIQATASLFPGEEPVLERVRELMQTNFFSIKNPNNVYALLLAFFTQNAAEFHAVDGSGYRFWSEIVLELNRINPHVAARVARALENWRRYTPALSRQMYDALQFVYSRKDELSPNVLEVIEKTLGNPV is encoded by the coding sequence ATGGCCAAGACTACGATTCATCGTTCCGACTACCGCGTCCCGACGCACCTCATCGACACCGTCAAACTCGAGTTCGATCTCGACCCGGAGAGCACCGGCGTCACCAACACGATGCACGTCGTGCCCAACCCCCAGAGCACCGAAAAGGGCGCGCCCCTGGTGCTCAACGGCGAAGAACTCACGCTCGTGAGCGTGACGGTGAACGGGCGCCTCCTGAGCGAAACGGAATACGACGTGTCGCCGACGGCGCTCACGATTCCGAACATCGTGGGCGAAAGCACGATTTCGATCGTCAACCGCTTCAGCCCCGTGCAGAACACCGCCCTCTCGGGCATCTACGTCTCGGGCGGCAACCTCATGAGCCAGTGCGAGTCGGAAGGTTTCCGCCGCATCACGTACTTCCTCGACCGCCCCGACGTGCTCGCCCGCTACACCGTGGCGATTCGCGCGCCGAAGGACCTCTACCCGATTCTTCTCTCGAACGGCAACCGCATGGAAGAGAAGGACCTCGGCGACGGGCGTCACTACGCCCTCTGGGTCGACCCGTTTCCGAAACCCTCGTACCTCTTCGCGCTCGTGGCGGGCAAGCTCGTGTGCCGCAGCGAAATCTTCCCGCTCAAGGACGGCCGCCAGGCTTCGCTTGAAATCTGGGTCGAACCGCAGGATCTCGAAAAGACCGCGCACACGCTTGAAAGTCTGAAGAAGTCCATCCGTTGGGACGAAGAACGCTGGGGGCTCGAACTCGACCTCGAGGGCTTTCGCATCGTCGCGACGAACGACTTCAATTTCGGCGCCATGGAGAATAAGGGCCTCAACATCTTCAACGCCCGTTGCGCCCTCGCCAACCCGAAGGTTGCTACCGACGACGACTATCTGCGGGTCGAATCCGTGGTGGGTCACGAGTACTTCCACAACTGGACGGGCAACCGCGTGACGCTGCGCGACTGGTTCCAGCTCGCCCTGAAGGAAGGTCTCACGGTCTTCCGCGACCAGGAATTCTCCGCCGACATGCTCGGAGAAGCCTCCGCGCGCGCCGTGCAGCGCATCAAGGACGTGCGCTTCCTGCGCACGAACCAGTTCCCGGAAGACGCGAGCCCGATGGCGCACCCGATTCGCCCCGAGAGCTACCTCGACATCAACAACTTCTACACCATGACCGTTTACGAGAAGGGTGCGGAAGTGATCCGCATGCTTCAGACGCTGCTCGGTCGCGAGACGTTCCGTCGCGGGTTCGATCTCTACATCGCGAAAAACGACGGCGGCGCCGCCACGCTCGAAGCGTTCCTCGAAGCCATGCAGGAAGCCGCAGGGCGCGACCTCGGTCAGTTCGCCCTCTGGTTCTCGCAGGCGGGTACGCCGCGCCTGAAGGTCGAAACCCGTTGGGACGACGTGAACCACACCTTCACGCTGAGCGCGACGCAGACGACGCCCGCCACGCCCGGGCAGCCCATCAAGCGTCCGTTCCTGATCCCGTTCCCCGTGGCGCTTCTCGACCCGACGACGGGTGCGGAAATGCCCGTGCAGCTCATTGAAGAAGACGAAGCGCCCGCCCCCGGAACGCGCATGCTCGAACTTCGCGAAACGCATCACGAATGGGTGTTTGCGGGCCTTCCCGCCTGCCCGGTGTCCTCGCTCAACCGCGGTTTTGCGGCCCCCGTCATTCTCGAGGCCGACTACGACGACGCGACGCTCGCCTTCCTCGCCACGCGCGACGGCGACCCCTTCAACCGTTGGGACGCGATGAACGAGCTGATGCTGCGCACGCTGCACGCGCAGGTGCGCGCGAAGCTTACGCACGAACCGAAGGACGTCGACCCGCTCTTCCTCAATGTCGTGGGCGAACTGCTCTCGGCTCCGGACCTCTCGCCCGCCTTCAAGGCCGTGGCGTTAGAGCTCCCGAGCGAACGGCTCGTTTCCGAGCGCGAACCCCTCATCGACCCTCAGGCCGTGCACTACGCGCGCGAATACGTTCGCGCGGCGATCGGCAAGCGCTGGATCACGAAGTTCCTTGAAACGGTCGACGCGAACCGCACGCCCGGCGCCTACTCGCCCGATCCTGAAAGCGCCGGCCGACGCGCGCTCAAGAATCTCGCGCTCGGCTACGCCCACGCCTCCGGGAACCCGCGTGCGACCATCGCGCTGCGCGACCAGTTCAACACGGCCGACAACCTTACCGACAAGCTCGCCGCTCTGCAGCACATGGTGAATTCGCAGTCGCCCGCGAAGCAGGACATGGCGGTCGAGGCGCTGCGCGAGTGGTACGCCGAGCCCTTGCTCATCAACAAGTGGCTCACGATCCAGGCGACGGCTTCGCTCTTCCCGGGCGAAGAACCCGTGCTCGAGCGCGTTCGCGAGCTGATGCAGACGAACTTCTTCTCGATCAAGAACCCGAACAACGTCTATGCGTTGCTCCTTGCGTTCTTCACGCAGAACGCGGCCGAATTCCACGCCGTCGACGGGTCGGGCTACCGCTTCTGGTCCGAGATCGTTCTCGAACTCAACCGCATCAACCCGCACGTGGCGGCCCGCGTCGCCCGCGCGCTTGAGAACTGGCGCCGCTACACGCCTGCACTCTCGCGCCAGATGTACGACGCGTTGCAGTTCGTTTATTCGCGCAAGGACGAGCTCTCCCCGAACGTCCTCGAAGTGATCGAAAAGACGCTCGGCAACCCCGTCTGA
- a CDS encoding class 1 fructose-bisphosphatase, producing MSLHQYLAREESLHDLDPVLSRLIVSVSEACKEISFKVRNGALAGVLGLAGTENVQGEDQKKLDVISNDIFVDAVARSGSVCGMVSEEIDHVMSVPEELPLGPYLICFDPLDGSSNIDINVSIGSIFSVLPAVRPKRVAADEDFLMSGRNQVAAGYCMYGPQTQLVLTFGRGVVMFTLDPTTGTFLLTQENVSVAREAKEFAINCSNMRHWEAPVKRYIAELLEGKTGVRGKDFNMRWIAAMVAEVHRILQRGGIFMYPRDHRDLSKPGKLRLMYEANPMAMLMENAGGAATTGRMPILDVVPQKIHERVAVFLGAADEVELVTGYHREADAAEAK from the coding sequence ATGTCGCTCCATCAGTACCTCGCCCGCGAAGAGTCGCTTCACGACCTCGATCCGGTCCTCTCGCGTCTCATCGTGAGCGTGTCGGAAGCCTGCAAGGAAATCAGCTTCAAAGTCCGCAACGGCGCCCTGGCGGGCGTGCTCGGTCTGGCCGGGACGGAAAACGTTCAGGGCGAAGACCAGAAGAAGCTCGACGTCATCAGCAACGACATCTTCGTTGACGCCGTGGCCCGCTCGGGTTCGGTCTGCGGCATGGTGAGCGAAGAAATCGACCACGTGATGTCCGTGCCCGAAGAGCTTCCGCTCGGCCCCTACCTCATCTGCTTCGACCCGCTCGACGGCTCGAGCAACATCGACATCAACGTGTCGATCGGTTCGATCTTCTCGGTCCTTCCCGCCGTGCGTCCGAAGCGCGTCGCCGCGGACGAAGACTTCCTCATGTCGGGCCGCAACCAGGTGGCGGCGGGCTACTGCATGTACGGCCCGCAGACGCAGCTCGTTCTTACGTTCGGCCGCGGCGTCGTGATGTTCACGCTCGACCCGACCACGGGCACGTTCCTCCTCACGCAGGAAAACGTGAGCGTTGCGCGCGAAGCGAAGGAATTCGCCATCAACTGCTCGAACATGCGTCACTGGGAAGCCCCCGTGAAGCGCTACATTGCCGAACTCCTCGAAGGCAAGACGGGCGTTCGCGGCAAGGACTTCAACATGCGCTGGATCGCCGCCATGGTGGCCGAAGTGCACCGCATCCTGCAGCGCGGCGGCATCTTCATGTACCCGCGCGACCACCGCGACCTCTCGAAGCCCGGGAAACTGCGCCTCATGTACGAAGCCAACCCGATGGCCATGCTCATGGAAAACGCGGGCGGCGCCGCCACGACGGGCCGCATGCCGATTCTCGACGTCGTGCCGCAGAAGATTCACGAACGCGTGGCGGTCTTCCTCGGCGCGGCCGACGAAGTCGAACTCGTGACGGGCTACCACCGCGAAGCCGACGCGGCCGAAGCGAAGTAA
- a CDS encoding lipopolysaccharide assembly protein LapA domain-containing protein translates to MKFRTVGMLLVLIVLAVFLIINWGALSQVTTVNLVYTEIQAPLGILVVGGFGIVVLLLAVYTVWQQASMMMELRAAYKEARAARQVAEDADKSRVAEIRTEFAARLDKLETLLTDRTDELLQMTRDRNAAFEKRLDALAEAQERRQTEAQTKLSDTLGELEKRVLAALPAPRAEVVEEAKKKEIFEDLF, encoded by the coding sequence TTGAAGTTCCGAACCGTTGGGATGTTGCTCGTCCTCATCGTTCTTGCCGTGTTCCTCATCATCAACTGGGGAGCGCTCTCCCAAGTGACGACCGTGAACCTCGTCTATACCGAGATTCAGGCTCCGCTCGGCATCCTGGTCGTGGGCGGCTTCGGCATCGTGGTTCTGCTTCTCGCCGTCTATACCGTCTGGCAGCAGGCGAGCATGATGATGGAGTTGCGCGCGGCCTACAAAGAAGCCCGCGCCGCCCGTCAGGTGGCCGAAGACGCCGACAAGAGCCGCGTGGCGGAAATTCGTACGGAGTTCGCCGCCCGTCTGGATAAGCTCGAAACGCTTCTCACGGATCGCACGGACGAACTTCTGCAGATGACGCGCGATCGCAACGCCGCCTTCGAAAAGCGCCTCGACGCGCTTGCGGAAGCGCAGGAGCGCCGTCAGACGGAAGCGCAGACGAAGCTTTCCGACACGCTCGGCGAACTTGAAAAGCGCGTGCTCGCCGCGCTCCCCGCGCCGCGCGCGGAAGTGGTTGAAGAAGCGAAGAAGAAGGAAATCTTCGAAGACCTCTTCTGA
- the upp gene encoding uracil phosphoribosyltransferase codes for MQTDFRFPRLHIVDHPLVQHKLSLMRDKNTSTRDFRELLKEIAMLMGFELTRDFPIDYEEIETPLTSFKAPFMKGKKCVIVPVLRAGLGMTDGLLLLMPSARVGHIGLYRDENKMPVEYLVRLPELEDRTFILVDPMLATGNSAAHAVDVLKKRGVPGDHIRFMALVAAPEGVGVFQELHPDVDLYVAALDDHLDENAYIVPGLGDAGDRIFGTK; via the coding sequence ATGCAGACCGACTTCCGCTTTCCCCGTCTTCACATCGTCGACCATCCGCTCGTGCAGCACAAGCTCTCGCTCATGCGCGACAAAAACACGTCGACGCGCGACTTCCGCGAACTTCTGAAGGAAATCGCCATGCTGATGGGGTTCGAGCTCACGCGCGACTTCCCGATCGACTACGAAGAAATCGAAACGCCGCTCACCTCGTTCAAGGCCCCCTTCATGAAGGGCAAGAAGTGCGTGATCGTCCCGGTGCTGCGCGCCGGTCTCGGCATGACCGACGGACTGCTCCTTCTCATGCCCTCGGCCCGCGTCGGTCACATCGGTCTTTACCGCGACGAGAACAAGATGCCGGTCGAATACCTCGTGCGCCTCCCCGAACTCGAAGACCGCACGTTCATCCTCGTCGATCCGATGCTTGCGACCGGCAACTCCGCCGCTCACGCCGTCGACGTCCTCAAGAAGCGCGGCGTCCCCGGCGACCACATCCGCTTCATGGCGCTCGTGGCCGCCCCCGAAGGCGTCGGCGTCTTCCAGGAACTTCACCCCGACGTCGACCTCTACGTGGCCGCCCTCGACGACCACCTCGACGAGAACGCCTACATCGTTCCGGGGCTCGGCGACGCGGGCGACCGCATCTTCGGCACCAAGTAA